The Naumovozyma castellii chromosome 4, complete genome genome contains a region encoding:
- the NCAS0D03820 gene encoding uncharacterized protein (ancestral locus Anc_6.215), with protein MDLRVGRKFRIGRKIGSGSFGDIYHGTNLISGEEVAIKLESIRSRHPQLDYESRVYKYLSGGVGIPFIRWFGREGEYNAMVIDLLGPSLEDLFNYCHRKFTFKTVIMLALQMICRVQYIHGRSFIHRDIKPDNFLMGTGRRGSTVHVIDFGLSKKYRDFNTHRHIPYRENKSLTGTARYASVNTHLGIEQSRRDDLESLGYMLVYFCKGSLPWQGLKATTKKQKYDRILEKKLCISVETLCAGLPIEFADYMNYCRNLKFDERPDYLYLARLFKDLSIKLEYHNDHLFDWTMLRYTKAMVEKQRDLLTDEGDNESNSKTDQFNKIKVLAMKKFSTHFHYYKNDDKHNPTPEEIKQQSIENNEAASTLPQELLKAIDKGMETLKQQQSQVQVPGQQLNDQELPTAEPLLQQNQRETQGQQFPVAQREIRPSRTTYYPPTGVNQQVPPNTQPTQQQSTNNNGNNNAKPSGEHIWL; from the coding sequence ATGGATTTGAGAGTGGGTAGAAAATTCCGTATTGGGAGAAAAATTGGTAGTGGGTCCTTTGGGGACATCTACCACGGCACCAATCTGATAAGTGGAGAAGAGGTTGCCATCAAGTTGGAATCCATTAGATCAAGACATCCGCAACTAGATTATGAATCACGTGTTTATAAATACTTGAGTGGCGGTGTTGGAATTCCATTTATTCGGTGGTTTGGACGTGAAGGAGAATATAACGCCATGGTTATCGATCTATTAGGACCTTCTCTGGAAgatcttttcaattacTGTCATAGAAAATTTACATTCAAGACCGTTATCATGTTAGCCTTGCAAATGATTTGCAGAGTCCAATACATCCATGGTCGTTCATTTATTCATAGAGATATTAAACCagataatttcttaatggGGACAGGTCGTCGTGGTAGTACCGTTCACGTAATCGATTTTGgtttatcaaagaaatatagAGATTTTAATACGCATCGTCATATTCCATACagagaaaataaatcattgACGGGGACAGCACGTTATGCCAGTGTGAATACTCATTTAGGTATTGAACAAAGTAGAAGAgatgatttggaatctCTAGGATACATGTTAGTTTATTTTTGTAAGGGGTCCTTGCCATGGCAAGGGTTGAAGGCAACCACCAAGAAACAGAAATATGATCGTATccttgaaaagaaattgtgTATTAGTGTGGAGACCCTTTGTGCTGGTTTACCAATTGAATTTGCCGATTATATGAATTATTGTAGAAATCTAAAGTTCGATGAGAGACCAGattatttgtatttggccagattattcaaagatttaaGCATCAAATTGGAATACCACAATGATCATCTATTCGATTGGACTATGCTTCGTTATACAAAGGCAATGGTGGAAAAGCAACGTGACCTATTGACTGACGAAGGTGATAATGAAAGTAATAGCAAGACAGATCAATTCAACAAGATTAAAGTTTTAgcaatgaaaaaattttccacacatttccattattacaagaatgatgataaaCATAACCCAACCccagaagaaattaaacaacaatcaatagaaaataatgaagctGCATCTACACTACCacaagaattattaaaagCAATTGATAAGGGTATGGAGActttgaaacaacaacaaagtCAGGTTCAAGTCCCTGGCCAACAATTAAATGACCAAGAGTTACCAACGGCGGAACCGCTACTACAGCAAAACCAGAGGGAAACACAGGGTCAGCAATTCCCAGTTGCTCAACGAGAAATACGCCCTTCCAGAACAACATATTATCCTCCAACAGGTGTTAACCAACAGGTTCCTCCAAATACGCAGCCAACCCAACAGCAATCAACTAACAACAATGGTAACAATAATGCTAAACCATCTGGGGAACATATATGGCTATAG